One window of the Lepeophtheirus salmonis chromosome 7, UVic_Lsal_1.4, whole genome shotgun sequence genome contains the following:
- the LOC121121331 gene encoding uncharacterized protein — protein MEKTYIHQQIFNNSSYCEDIINIEGLLDFNPDLLPNPQPLEECYKYLEDPSVHNAATSYISLDSLLPEVIPSSSPPNNTTLLPEDPSNGVIEQVSSSSSNESQLFDDETNLLQLSVRELNRKLSGLSKEEILQAKRKRRTLKNRTYAQNCRSKRMNHRKDMEEMNKKLCRELGLLKSQLHAVSEERDDLKKRLQELFHYQIH, from the coding sequence ATGGAGAAAACTTACATTCATCAgcaaattttcaacaattccTCATACTGCGAAgacattattaatatagaggGCCTCTTGGATTTTAATCCAGATTTACTTCCGAATCCACAACCTCTAGAAGAATGCTACAAATATTTAGAAGACCCATCCGTACACAATGCTGCGACCTCCTACATCTCTTTGGACTCTCTCCTTCCAGAAGTCATACCTTCTTCATCACCTCCAAACAACACGACCCTTCTTCCAGAGGACCCATCAAACGGAGTCATAGAGCAAGTGAGTTCCTCTTCCTCCAACGAGTCTCAATTATTTGACGATGAAACAAATCTCCTACAATTAAGTGTTCGTGAGCTCAATCGTAAATTGAGCGGACTCTCCAAAGAAGAAATCCTGCAAGCCAAGCGAAAGAGAAGAACCCTCAAGAATCGTACCTATGCTCAAAACTGTCGCTCTAAAAGAATGAACCATCGGAAGGACATGGAAGAAATGAACAAGAAGTTATGTAGGGAGCTGGGTCTTCTTAAGTCGCAATTACATGCCGTCTCGGAAGAGAGGGATGATCTCAAGAAAAGACTCCAAGAATTGTTTCATTATCAAATTCATTAA
- the LOC121121329 gene encoding uncharacterized protein, translating into MTTFYEVSKSETLERKKGFVKKPKLKPDELKKTAQAKPLMSMRGDFLQQACQYGVHHSSPLQQNEIARATVVRHEPKVFEFIEAQRACVLITKKSLLFTTLYLLLSFGIPLLIVVFCYSAIFKVAWTKRNKINICLENVGYCKSPYGGLLAPSKSLWCCSLTGFSLKLNRRSGTLQRKISTNNFWNLQARSPIKSIFTLVSIVGFFLIISLPDAVRTLECLISGSSSQIGHTISYWASNLGYFSHPFLYGLLNRSIRKELYKIFNIHQTGSTGLRVRKRHVTTLPKIPERRISMPVFSLSYNQSNEKIGVPPYLVHWRKNKEMTNSSDPSSNNRRTSEPINFESYQRLRKRRLTTEYLLKEKERRTLEKNPMIIITPPIQ; encoded by the exons ATGACCACCTTCTACGAAgttagcaagtccgaaacgttggagaggaagaagggatttGTCAAAAAGCCCAAACTAAAgccggatgagttaaagaaaacagcccaggccaaacCTCTCATGTCCATGAGG GGAGATTTTCTTCAACAGGCCTGCCAGTACGGTGTACATCATTCATCTCCACTACAACAGAACGAAATCGCTCGAGCCACTGTTGTGCGACACGAACCGAAAGT gTTTGAGTTTATTGAGGCTCAGAGAGCCTGTGTACTCATCACAAAGAAAAGCCTTCTCTTCACGACACTTTATCTACTCCTCTCATTTGGAATCCCTCTCCTGATTGTTGTCTTTTGCTACAGTGCTATTTTCAAG GTTGCTTggacaaaaagaaacaaaattaacatttgcTTGGAGAATGTTGGATATTGTAAAAGTCCTTATGGGGGATTACTGGCCCCCTCCAAATCTCTATGGTGCTGCAGTTTGACTGGATTTAGTCTAAAG tTGAATCGAAGAAGCGGCACGCTTCAACGCAAAATAAGCACCAACAACTTCTGGAACCTCCAAGCCCGCTCCCCCATCAAAAGCATATTTACTCTCGTTTCAATTGTGGGATTCTTCCTCATCATTTCTCTCCCAGATGCTGTAAGAACACTTGAATGCTTAATCTCTGGATCCAGCTCACAAATTGGACATACTATCTCCTACTGGGCCTCAAATTTAGGTTATTTCTCTCATCCATTCCTTTATGGGCTGCTAAATCGTTCCATACGGAAGGAACTTTACAAGATATTCAATATACATCAAACAGGTTCGACAGGATTAAGAGTGCGAAAGAGACACGTAACAACTTTACCTAAAATCCCCGAGAGACGAATAAGTATGCCTG TATTTAGTTTGTCATATAACCaatctaatgaaaaaattggCGTACCTCCGTATTTAGTGCATTGGAGAAAAAACAAAG AAATGACCAATTCTTCGGATCCTTCCTCAAACAACCGGCGAACATCTGAACCTATCAATTTTGAAAGTTATCAGAGACTTCGTAAAAGAAGACTCACAAcggaatatttattaaaagaaaaagagagaagaacattggaaaaaaatcccaTGATTATCATTACACCTCCAATACAGTGA